In Rutidosis leptorrhynchoides isolate AG116_Rl617_1_P2 chromosome 6, CSIRO_AGI_Rlap_v1, whole genome shotgun sequence, the DNA window attttttcactaatttgtgtcttaatgagctgtagtaatgatgaagcatttgttgttcatgtatgttgtggaggtaattttgaatttgttaacaacatacctatgtatctgcctcttgactgttttagaaccagattaaaactaccacttgctccacaaaaatcaataaatcgaagagtattgttaaggaaaattctcaaaaaaattgaattgccacctaatgcacctgtttcgctaagatatattgataataatcatatttttgatattactgatgatcatgaagatttttttgagtttttaaaacacgctgtcacaaacgagcctattgatatttatgttgtcgacaaagttagaatgcttcaacccggaaaaaattcacaaacacaccagccccaacaaaatccacaaacacaCCATCTCCAATAAAACCTCCGGATTCTCGAGTCTCAACCAAACAAACAAACTCACCATCTGCAAAAAGAACAGGATGAAATACACAATTCCGAACCAAACCTCGAAACACACTATTCGGAAGAAAAACAGgctgaaataccacctccaaacacagaagaatttgacttcttcaaccatggcgccgagaacgtgtgtaaaataaaaaaaatagagaacccgtttatacctgttgttgggtctagtgaatcggatgaagcaagtgacgaggaagatgaagatgaagaagatgaagaaaaacaagatgtattctggaatatgccaactctacacagtcagcaagatgaagaaaacccagaatttacgaccccaattccaaccacgtatcaggtatctgatttggtcaaagttcgtcaaacgttttcgaacaaggaagaattcctaaaccagctatttacaaaatgccttgaagaaaactttcaaataaagcctgtaaagtcagacaaatctcggtacaccgctaaatgtgtgttgACCATAAGACATTAGCTGAAGGCGCAAGGACCCAAGGACAAACCTTGCGTCCCGGAAACAAACACGCAAGCCGTGAACCTTGCGTGTTACGTCATCAGTAACCAAGCGCAAGgttggtcttgcgtccttgcgcctaatTACTGATGACGCAAGACTACTCTTGCGTTGGCGATATGACGTAAGGTgcaggcgcaaggtcgcaagaacGAACCTTGCGCCTTggtcacgcaaggacgcaagatatatcttgcgcCCATCACAGAACCCATTTTATCCTAAATCCTTACTCTGTATTCTTCCAGCACCAACAAAACTTTTatgttaaaaacaacacttaccatAACGTTTAGTAGATGCAGGTAATCAGTGACTGAAAAAGTCTCAGCCGATGAACGTTTCCAAAATAAGGCCCTCGGTACTCCATTTTTGTCTGTCTTGTGGGCAAAACTTTTAATTGTTCGTCGATAtgcctcgagaatccaaatctacaaaattagttaaataaataaggacgcataaaaaaataatatacgATTCAAATGTAGAGGTATTAACCAAATCTACCAAACTTGTTTATTTTTACCTTAAATGACCACATAAAACCGACCAAAGTATAACCCTTTCCCACCTCTAACTGACTTTCCCGAGCTTGAAATCCATCTTTAACTACGGGGTAAGTGGCATCCCAAATACGATTACCCCACGGGTAGTCATTCAATTTAGCAAAGTCTTCGACTAGCCATAGGTATTTTTTGCTCACCACATGAATCCCTTGCTTACCCATAAACGCTCTCTCCACAATCAAAATAATGGCTAGTCGCACGACATCATCATCACTAACCACAAAATCAGCACCATCATATAAAAGCTTTTGGATATCGGTAATTGTAATGTTTGAATTAACTTTACGATTTGGGAAACAACGTCGTCTAATCGGTGGTGTTTCTACATCATAACTTCTGGgaatgtaatgtgccatgtccgtgcGACGACTAAACTTAAACCCCGTGATGAGACAAAATTCCCGCCTACTAAATCTAATTTTGAAATTCGGACGGAAACTAAACCATATTTCCTCATCATCAGCAGGGTACTTTTCATCTATTCCTATCGGTCGCTCACTCTTTCTttggagcattgcatgtacaagGCCCGGATCATTGCCGGTGTAAGAAAGATCTAGCCAAGGACCAAAACAAGTTCCCCTAAAAATTTTTTGTTGATTCTCAGTCATTGATGCCTTTAGTTGAGGTATAACATTAAGCATATTCTTCATCGTCAACTTCGCCTCAACATATCCCTGAAACAGACAGTTTTTCAGAAGAAAaatacaggcgcaaggacgcaagtcgcaCCTTGCGTCTCGTGTATaacacaggcgcaaggacgcaagacgtgCCTTGCGCCAGCTACTACGGAcaaaacgcaaggacgcaagactttccttgcgcctataccagattctagttttaagccctaaaacaatcgtGTTCCAGTTTTTATAAAATGTTAGCTTCCAAATACTGTAACTTTAACAAATCTAGCAACACTATAAGTGAGTTTTGCATCACCAAGCTCGTTGaagcatttcatcgaacacttGGTGTGCAACAAAAATTATATATCATTTTCGACATAGAAATGGAGTAATCGAACGGAGATAGTTGAAAGGAAACACTTACCTGTTCTTGTGACATATTGATCACGTTTTTTGTCGgttttttttctcttcctttttctcaatcgtggtggtgatggtgatgctaatggaggcggtgatggtaatggtggtgagATGTACTGATGGCGGTGGTGCtggcgatggtggtggtggtggtggtggtgatgtggtgAGTCTCAGAAGAAAGGTCGCAAGGGTAGACGGGTCGCAAGGGGGTCGCAAGTGCAAGGTTCTTTGTAATCGCCGTCGGTCGCAAAGTGGTCGCAAGAGCTGAGTGTCggggtgtgtgtgtgtatgtggtgtctgatttctatatttgacctaattttttaacacaaggacgcaagtcgcaaggtcgcaaggtctctTGCGCCTTGCGCAGACATTTtgtcaaggtttttttttttttgggtaccaGCTCAGAAAAGACCAaaaaaaatgggtattttggtgattGACCCTATTCGTACAAGTATTAATTTACAGTTTTAGATCAGAAGAATGTGATATGTATTTGCTAATGCTAAACACTTGTTGGACGTTCTACTTGTAAAATTTAAGGCATCAAATCAAAACGTTTTTAATATGTTAGGCACTTCTGTTCATTTTTCTTCTTCTAAGGGCTCAAAGTGAGTTGCATATTATCATTTTGAAGAAATTGATGCTATTTGACTAAATTGCAtaagataaaataaaaatagatTGGACGTTATACTACTAAAAATATAGGCATCGAAACTTTTTAATATTTTAGGCACTTCTGTCCATTTTTTTCAAGGGGCTTGAAGTGACTGCATATGATAATTGTGGCGAAATTGATGCTATTTGTAAGGTAAGTTCTTCCTATATTTAAGGAATTGACTTCTCTTCCTATGTAATTTCCATTTCCAAATGTTCATACAGTGTCTGAAATGCAGCCTAGTAGGGATGGCACATGAGTGTAAGATTCAATCTACTTATTTTAAAGGTTTTATCAAGCCTTTGAAGGCTAACTTTATGATAACAATACAAAGTTTAATTGAAGATAGTATGATAGTGATATcgaatatctatatatctatatattagatAAACGATGTAGAACTTGATTGCATCCTTTTCTGAAAAGGTAAACATAAATACTTTTGGTCACCAGAAGAATCCAATGAAAAAACAATATACAGTACCAAGCATTTCCATGTCCACCAATGGAGGTAGAAAATAATAGGAAAATTGGCAAAAAAAAATACACTTTCAAGTAAAAAGctttcttttttaaaaaaatatgataatTTACACTATTAATCGACCAGCCATTTGGTAGACTACCTCATAGTGTGGTTGACCACCTGTTTGCAAGGTAATCGACCAAAAAAAACACGAGCAATCAAAAATTTGGTCGACTaccatattttttttaaatatggtACACATTAGAAGTAAATACGGTTGTCGACCAAATTTTTAGTCGCCGGTGTTGTTTTATGGTCGACTACCTTGCAAAATAGGTGGTCGACCACTCTATGAGGTAGTCTACCAAATTATTGGTCGACTGAATGGTGTAAATTGCCAATTGTTTTGAAAAAAAGTTATATATAGGTTGAAGACTTTGAAAAATAGTGTATTTTTGCTAATTTCTCAAAATAACATCATTACATCGTATTTGTGTGAAATTGAGGAATTTTTAAAGCTCATTTTCATCAAGAAGACTCATGTCCACTTTGAGACTTGAGCAAGTTTtattagcttttttttttttttttttttttcaaattatcaTTTGTATTCCATAAAATTCTCTTTTCTTTtcgtgtaaatatatataattctgaTTAGATCCCTAGGTGATCACCCTTAGCATTTTTAGGTTGCCTATGGCTTTGAAATATAATTATCACTTCTGCTTGAGTCCGTCTTCTCATCACCACCAATCGTGCGGCTCGTTAAAACCCTAGGTTGGGTTTTTGCGTGGTTTTCTTCTTTTACCTCTAGACGTATTAGACTGTTTCTAACCGTGGCGGTGGCGTCAAAGGCAAGTGATGTACTTTTTGGTAATGTGACAAGGTCAAGAGATGAAGTTAAATAAAGGAGAGTGTCAAATTTGAGGGTTAAATTTGTGGAtgagtgatgtggtaaaatattattggtagttgggtataaaatatattaattaataatatataaaaatatgtggcGAAATCTGATTGGCTGAAACAAATTTAACACTTATGTCAAATATCCGACTGACGCCCCGGGAGTCAAATTTTGACGCCGCGTTAGGGGCGTCAAGGGCGTCAAACACGTTTCCAAGTGGGATGACGGATCAAAATTGACGCTGCGTTAGTTTTAGTCTTACCCTTCACCAATAACCGATTGAAACAAACcaaaaattaaaattaaacatGAAAAGTTAAAAGAGATTGCTACAAAATGTTGTTGAAAAATTAAAATTTAGGTTTTTAATTGCGAGCTCACGTTTAGtttaaggccactccctatcgtaactaaactattcatcctcttaaccttccacatcagcgccacatcaacaccaatattctataactaactcataactaaacactccctataatgGCTAAAAAAAATACTTCTCTTAATATACaatgtacaagcaataaagcatcaagtccaaacaATAAAAAGCCATTGGGATCCACAATTACTATAACCAACCTTCATACTTCCGTTAAATCCATGGTGGAAGcgggtaactaaagcgggtaactagctcgtgcctatggttcattacgggtaatgagcgggtaacggacgggtaactaaccataggggTGGTCTAATTGTCCTTGTCGAGCTCGGATGTTATCTGCTGTATGTTTCTTGCGAGGGGCTTTCATCTTTTGATGAAGTTCCCTCTTATTGTCGTTTCTTCggaaaaaaaatgtactccgtatcACTTTACATTACAATTACAATTTACAATTACAATTTACAAttacaaattaaaacaaaaaccaAGTATTTCTAAATTTTACCTATATACCCTCAGGTCACAATTCTTAAATCTCGTAGAATCCAAGGGCACAAATGGAAACAAGAGAATGCCACTATAAATTACACGTCTAGGTTACAATGAATGAATAAAAAAAATTGGGGATCTGAAGAAACGATGGTCGGAAGCACAAATGAGGCTCCGGCGAGAGAGGCTGGGTGTTTTATAAGGGTTGTTGCCCCTCTTTTGCCAAAACATCTAATTATGTTGAGCCCATGAATTTGTTCCTTTCTTTTCAAGCAGCTACAAACAAACAACCCtacaaaatataataaataaataagaatataCGAGTACTATATACCTATGCTACACAAACATCATCCAGTAGCTTGATATCTTTCtctatctctctctatatatagatgtagatatagatatgtgtgtgtgtgcgtgtgtatGTTTTTTATAACTATATATGCACCTTtgtcttttatttttaaatttgatTTGATGGATGGATATGGCAATGATGATGTAAGTTTCTGTATGGATTTATTGTAATCCGACCATCGTAATCGGACTTTTGGTTGAATTCGGCCCGTAGCTTGGCGGGGCAACCCGGATGGTATGTGAAAATGCAACTGGTGTTGCAGCCATGGCGGTGTCCTACTCCCTTTGTCTGACTTCTATTATATAGATCTGAGCCTAATTATATAGTatctatataaattatataatctatattttatttatatattatattgtatattgtatatatttatatttatgaattAAACTACCAAAATTTCAAGCAAATTTTGTTGAATTTGATTGCAAAGATTTTAATGCGTTCTCGGTTTTGTAAGTAGTGTGAGAATGAGTTGGGAATCGTATTGTAAAAGCCGGTTCATTTCTGACTTTGAAACCCATCCAAGTCCATCAAAACAAGGCAAATTAGATGACATATACTCCAGTTCTAATTTCCAATTTCAATTTACAAACAAGGTGAAATTTTAAACCCTCGTGAATCAGATAATTATCTTTTATAAGATgtacatatataaaataaaacAGATTTAGCTAAATAAATGTTTTCTATCAATTCGGTTGGTTTAAAAAGTTGAGTTTCTCTTAAATAACATAGCTAAACTGGAAATGTAATATAATTGTGCATTATATATGGTTTACATGTATAATATCATCGTTTCAATGCGGAAGAAGCACGGGAAATATTGGGAATATGAATTAAAATCATTTTTTAATATTTGCCCGTTCTTCGTGTTCCGTCAACAGCAACAAATAACAAAATAAATCATATATTAGGTCTCTCAACATTTTGCGTAAGTCTTGAAGGCAACTTTCTATGTTTAAGTCCTAAAATGAGCACGTGAGCAGCACCCATGTCACGTCACTACTTAGCATTAAGTCGGTTTCACAATCTTTGGATAAAATCAATTAATAACAACATGACACGTGTCTCCGAATATCACAGAACACTCGTGCCTATAAATAGGTCATCTCAGCTATCACTTTACAGATAACTGAACTTGTGGTAGAGAAcagtttctctctcacatagtacgtTTTCTCTCTAGGTGGTGAGCACCAACAACATTAGCTTTTGATTAGAACAAAACATGGAAAAGGAAGGAAAAAACACCAATGAGAGCCAAGTATCATATGGTCACCACCAATTCCCCTTGAGCAAATTTCGGCGAGATCATAAGCGCAGCTAAACTTTAGAAACCGGAGAGAGAAAGGATCGACATCAGACCAACCCTCCGGCAACAGAAAGGAGAAGAAACAAAGCCGCATGAAAACCTATCAAGGCAGAAAAAGGGGCTTAAGCAATCATGGCCATaaccactgataatgctaaaaacgaacatatatttcatcgcattatccctcaaaaaagacaagcctttagttgcagttgtcctatttacaaggaatatttgtttaaatattaaaaggtgaagacaaaagacagattcgacgaattgaagacgcaaacgaccaaaaagctaaaaagtacaaagtacaagcaaagaggttcaaattattgatgagaaacgtctcaaaattacaagagtacaagacgcaaaacgcaaagtacaagatattaaattatacgaaaggacgttcgaaaatccggaaccgagacatgaaccaactttcaacgtacgacgcaacggaccgaaagttacaaattaattatgtatataaatataatataatatataattaattatataaattatatatttatattatatttatataataaaatccgtcggcaagctaggagccaaacttgtgtgagctggattccacagctccgcactcgcggagcttataaagcccaaaaaggccgcactcgcaGAGCCCACAAAtcagaaatccacctataaaaggccatgcaattcgacgaattatttacatctttttctcttcattcatcaacgtatatgtatatatatttatattataattttaattttaattttaatttctaataatacgggtatgttagcgaatgttgtaagggtgtaagtcgaaattctgtccgtgtaacgctacgctatttttaatcattgtaagttatgttcaacctttttaatttaatgtctcgtagctaagttattattatgcttatttaagccgaagtaatcatgatgttgggctaaaaatattaaaattgggtaattgggctttgtaccataattgggatttg includes these proteins:
- the LOC139853675 gene encoding uncharacterized protein, whose translation is MSQEQGYVEAKLTMKNMLNVIPQLKASMTENQQKIFRGTCFGPWLDLSYTGNDPGLVHAMLQRKSERPIGIDEKYPADDEEIWFSFRPNFKIRFSRREFCLITGFKFSRRTDMAHYIPRSYDVETPPIRRRCFPNRKVNSNITITDIQKLLYDGADFVVSDDDVVRLAIILIVERAFMGKQGIHVVSKKYLWLVEDFAKLNDYPWGNRIWDATYPVVKDGFQARESQLEVGKGYTLVGFMWSFKIWILEAYRRTIKSFAHKTDKNGVPRALFWKRSSAETFSVTDYLHLLNVMIYLASLRDQGARFVLATLRLHLTSYRQRKSSLASSVIRRKDARPTLRLVTDDVTRKVHGLRVCFRDARW